The DNA sequence ACAATGCCCTTCTATTGCAACAATTCAACAATGCAGACAATCCAGCAATGCACCGCACAACAACTGCCATAGAAATTTTGAAAGATACCAAAGAGCATATAGATATTTTTATTGCAGCTGTGGGTACAGGAGGCACAATCACCGGTACGGCTGAAGTGCTTCGAGAAAAGATAGCATCTGTACACATTGTTGCTGTTGAACCAGCTGCTTCTGCCGTACTCGGAGGAGAACCTGCAGGACCTCATAAAATTCAAGGTATTGGGGCTGGTTTCACTCCTGACATACTCAATACTCAAATATACAATGAGGTTGTTGCCGTCTGCGACAATGAGGCTTTTCGTATGGCTGCTCGCATAGCCAAAAAAGAGGGACTTCTCATAGGGATCTCATCTGGTGCCAATCTTGAAGCAGCCTACCGTTTGGCACAAAGACCGGAAAACAGAGGAAAAGTCATTGTCACCATTCTTTGTGATACTGCCGAACGCTACCTCTCAACAGAACTCTTTGACCACTAAACCAATCATGCCCATCCAAAGACCACTTTTACTAGAAACAATCAAAATCAAAGAGGGGGTCATTTGCAATCTTCCCTACCATCAAAAACGCATGAACTATAGTCGCACACATCTTTTTCAAACATCCTCTACCATTGACCTTGCATCAAAAATCACCATACCTTCTCAAAAGGGTATTTTCCGTTGTCGTGTGCTTTATGCTCAAACGATCGAGAGTATCCAATACACTCCCTATACACCAAAACATATCAACACACTTCACATTGTTTCATCCAATATTGAGTACCATCACAAATATGCCAACAGAGAAGTACTTGACAGTCTGCTTTCTCTCTCCCCTCAAGCTGATGATATCATTATTGAAAAAGATGGGCTTCTCACTGACACCACCATTGCCAATATTGCTTTCTTTGCTAAGGGGAAGTGGTATACCCCTAAAAAACCGTTACTAGAAGGAACTATGCGAGCAAAATTATTGGACAAGGGCATGCTCCATCTTAGGGATATTGCTAAAAAAAATATGGAAGACTATACACACGTGGCTTTAATCAATGCTATGGTAGGATTCAAAGTTCTAAATCAAATGACCATCAAACAGATCAAGTGAATAGACCATGACAACCAACCTTTTTCAGACACAAGACTACAAAGCACTGATGCAAGAGCATATGACCAAGACGATTGCTTATCTTTTTTCCAAAGACCAAGAGTTTGCAATTGCCTGTGAGATGAAATATGTCAACTTCAACCCTCCATTGTCTGACGATATACTCGATACCTTTAAAGAGATAGCTCTATTTGTATTGAGTGGATATACCTACGAAAGTGCCACATTAGAAGAAGATATTTTTTCATTTGAAGCAGGGTTTGGCAGTCAAAACATTGGATCAATTGTTACGGTACCACTGCTTGCTATCAAGCAAATCATTATTGAAGAGTACCCCATCATGCTCAATTTGGCACAACCTATGTCTCAAAAAAGGTTCTCAGATAAGCATTCCATGGAAATACTTCTAAGCAATCCTGAAAACCAAAAACTTCTTAAAAAAAAGAGACCCTAGTCAATATAACTTAGCATCGTCCTGTAATAATATAGTCAACCACATTATCTATATAGGCATTGTGCTTGTTCTCTTTGGCATAAACAATGTAAAGTTTACGTGTCATCACGTAGCCACGCAATCTTGCTTCAAACAGTTCACCATGTTGCACCTCATCTTCAATCGTGTATTTAGAGATGATGGAAACAACTGGACTCTGGGGGTCTTTTTTGGCTTTTTTAATTGTTTGCAGTACTGCAGTTGTGTTGCTCACTTCAGAAAGTACATTAAAGCTCTTACAAGAGACATTTAGTTCTTCAAATACTTCTGAAACCACACGCCTTGTGTGTGAACCCTCCTCTCTGCAGATCCACTGATACTCATACAACTCTTCGGTTTTAACGGTTTTGGGGATTGGAACATTACTCACCAGCACAAGCTCATCTTCATGCCACTCACGGTAGATAAGGTCCGCATCCATCACCGGTGACTCAATGAGTCCCACATCAAGTTTTCTGTCTTTTAGTTTTTGAACAATCTTATCACTTACATCAATACTAAGGTTAATATCATTATTGATAGCCTTGCCCATAGCATTCAGACACTCACCTGGAATAATATAAGTTCCAATGGTATAGGAGGCACCAAGACGGAAGGTTAGCTTTTTGTTTATAATCTTAAGGATATCTTTTTCTGCTTCATGTATCTCTTTTTCCAAACATGTCGCAACCTTATAGAGCTCTTCGCCTTCTGTAGTGAGCCTTATACCATTCTTCTTTCGTTCAATGGTTTTGACNNNNNNNNNNNNNNNNNNNNNNNNNNNNNNNNNNNNNNNNNNNNNNNNNNNNNNNNNNNNNNNNNNNNNNNNNNNNNNNNNNNNNNNNNNNNNNNNNNNNNNNNNNNNNNNNNNNNNNNNNNNNNNNNNNNNNNNNNNNNNNNNNNNNNNNNNNNNNNNNNNNNNNNNNNNNNNNNNNNNNNNNNNNNNNNNNNNNNNNNNNNNNNNNNNNNNNNNNNNNNNNNNNNNNNNNNNNNNNNNNNNNNNNNNNNNNNNNNNNNNNNNNNNNNNNNNNNNNNNNNNNNNNNNNNNNNNNNNNNNNNNNNNNNNNNNNNNNNNNNNNNNNNNNNNNNNNNNNNNNNNNNNNNNNNNNNNNNNNNNNNNNNNNNNNNNNNNNNNNNNNNNNNNNNNNNNNNNNNNNNNNNNNNNNNNNNNNNNNNNNNNNNNNNNNNNNNNNNNNNNNNNNNNNNNNNNNNNNNNNNNNNNNNNNNNNNNNNNNNNNNNNNNNNNNNNNNNNNNNNNNNNNNNNNNNNNNNNNNNNNNNNNNNNNNNNNNNNNNNNNNNNNNNNNNNNNNNNNNNNNNNNNNNNNNNNNNNNNNNNNNNNNNNNNNNNNNNNNNNNNNNNNNNNNNNNNNNNNNNNNNNNNNNNNNNNNNNNNNNNNNNNNNNNNNNNNNNNNNNNNNNNNNNNNNNNNNNNNNNNNNNNNNNNNNNNNNNNNNNNNNNNNNNNNNNNNNNNNNNNNNNNNNNNNNNNNNNNNNNNNNNNNNNNNNNNNNNNNNNNNNNNNNNNNNNNNNNNNNNNNNNNNNNNNNNNNNNNNNNNNNNNNNNNNNNNNNNNNNNNNNNNNNNNNNNNNNNNNNNNNNNNNNNNNNNNNNNNNNNNNNNNNNNNNNNNNNNNNNNNNNNNNNNNNNNNNNNNNNNNNNNNNNNNNNNNNNNNNNNNNNNNNNNNNNNNNNNNNNNNNNNNNNNNNNNNNNNNNNNNNNNNNNNNNNNNNNNNNNNNNNNNNNNNNNNNNNNNNNNNNNNNNNNNNNNNNNNNNNNNNNNNNNNNNNNNNNNNNNNNNNNNNNNNNNNNNNNNNNNNNNNNNNNNNNNNNNNNNNNNNNNNNNNNNNNNNNNNNNNNNNNNNNNNNNNNNNNNNNNNNNNNNNNNNNNNNNNNNNNNNNNNNNNNNNNNNNNNNNNNNNNNNNNNNNNNNNNNNNNNNNNNNNNNNNNNNNNNNNNNNNNNNNNNNNNNNNNNNNNNNNNNNNNNNNNNNNNNNNNNNNNNNNNNNNNNNNNNNNNNNNNNNNNNNNNNNNNNNNNNNNNNNNNNNNNNNNNNNNNNNNNNNNNNNNNNNNNNNNNNNNNNNNNNNNNN is a window from the Sulfurovum sp. genome containing:
- the cysK gene encoding cysteine synthase A, whose translation is MIAQNIEELIGNTPLVKINSLSEETGTTILGKCEFMNPTSSVKDRIACNMINKAIERGEITKHTTIIEPTSGNTGIGLAAICAAKDLRLILTMPDSMSIERRKLLSHLGAELVLTPAAKGMGGAIEKAHTLAQEIDNALLLQQFNNADNPAMHRTTTAIEILKDTKEHIDIFIAAVGTGGTITGTAEVLREKIASVHIVAVEPAASAVLGGEPAGPHKIQGIGAGFTPDILNTQIYNEVVAVCDNEAFRMAARIAKKEGLLIGISSGANLEAAYRLAQRPENRGKVIVTILCDTAERYLSTELFDH
- a CDS encoding aminotransferase class IV; this translates as MTTKPIMPIQRPLLLETIKIKEGVICNLPYHQKRMNYSRTHLFQTSSTIDLASKITIPSQKGIFRCRVLYAQTIESIQYTPYTPKHINTLHIVSSNIEYHHKYANREVLDSLLSLSPQADDIIIEKDGLLTDTTIANIAFFAKGKWYTPKKPLLEGTMRAKLLDKGMLHLRDIAKKNMEDYTHVALINAMVGFKVLNQMTIKQIK
- a CDS encoding LysR family transcriptional regulator, whose translation is VKTIERKKNGIRLTTEGEELYKVATCLEKEIHEAEKDILKIINKKLTFRLGASYTIGTYIIPGECLNAMGKAINNDINLSIDVSDKIVQKLKDRKLDVGLIESPVMDADLIYREWHEDELVLVSNVPIPKTVKTEELYEYQWICREEGSHTRRVVSEVFEELNVSCKSFNVLSEVSNTTAVLQTIKKAKKDPQSPVVSIISKYTIEDEVQHGELFEARLRGYVMTRKLYIVYAKENKHNAYIDNVVDYIITGRC